In Rutidosis leptorrhynchoides isolate AG116_Rl617_1_P2 chromosome 2, CSIRO_AGI_Rlap_v1, whole genome shotgun sequence, one genomic interval encodes:
- the LOC139893105 gene encoding VIN3-like protein 2 yields the protein MMNNPECGSSGMESVFSGYVLDPEKCNQMSLEEKRKLVHRIAHWSEDAPKILSSLTRKELLEIICAEMGKERKYSGFTKLRMINHLLKLVSNNTKKPTTTENSIDISPLKKQKHEGPLELPSTNTTTCESIRNHDQTKTRVCQNLACKAALSTKDVFCKRCSCCICHRFDDNKDPSFWLTCDWDSDSRNEGDEPCGMSCHLECATTHNKAGISTNGYYPKLDGDFYCVSCGKLNGIMRTWRKQLVYAIEARRVDALCLRVSLSNKIIEGTLKYKKLLNIVESAANILESEVGPINSVSVKMDRRLVNRLPCSVEVHTLCTSAIEAFDSLFSNSSVDHYQPNKIATCRISFEESTPTSVTIVLDYEPNLFEDFFGCRIWHWKSTLTSYPKEATYVVLNPEKRFKLTNLDPSTEYSCMVSFFSNKKVLGFWESKWSTSKETEVNAKTQTDSTTEFPCTPCKSDGTTKAGPKGEPKKNEFEYAVGVIRSLEHKGHLSKDFRVKFLTWFSLKATMQQRRIVNVFVDALIDDPPSLAEQLLDTFADEICGR from the exons ATGATGAATAATCCTGAATGTGGGTCTTCAGGAATGGAATCTGTGTTTTCAG GATATGTGCTTGACCCTGAAAAATGTAATCAAATGAGTTTGGAAGAAAAAAGAAAACTTGTTCATCGTATTGCTCATTGGTCCGAAGATGCTCCAAAGATTCTTAGTTCGTTGACCCGTAAAGAGCTTCTTGAAATCATATGTGCCGAAATGGGTAAAGAACGAAAGTATAGTGGATTCACAAAACTTAGAATGATAAACCACCTTCTTAAACTAGTCTCAAACAACACGAAAAAACCAACTACAACCGAAAATTCAATTGATATCTCACCGTTAAAGAAGCAAAAACATGAGGGCCCACTTGAACTACCTAGTACTAATACTACCACATGTGAGAGTATCCGAAATCACGACCAAACTAAGACTCGTGTATGTCAAAATCTAGCATGTAAAGCAGCATTGTCGACTAAGGATGTTTTTTGCAAGAGATGTTCTTGTTGTATATGTCATCGGTTTGATGATAATAAGGATCCAAGTTTTTGGTTAACGTGCGATTGGGATTCGGATTCACGTAACGAAGGCGATGAGCCATGTGGCATGTCGTGCCATTTAGAATGTGCTACTACTCACAATAAGGCTGGCATATCAACCAATGGTTACTATCCGAAGCTGGATGGCGATTTTTATTGTGTTTCTTGCGGAAAGTTAAATGGTATAATGAG GACGTGGAGAAAACAGCTGGTTTATGCTATTGAAGCCAGAAGAGTTGACGCGCTGTGTCTCCGTGTTTCTCTAAGTAACAAGATCATTGAAGGCACTCTGAAATATAAGAAACTTCTGAACATTGTCGAATCTGCAGCAAACATACTTGAAAGTGAAGTGGGACCCATTAATTCAGTATCAGTTAAGATGGACCGACGCCTTGTTAACAGGCTCCCGTGTAGCGTTGAAGTTCACACACTCTGTACTTCTGCAATTGAAGCTTTTGATTCATTGTTCTCCAATTCAAGCGTAGATCATTACCAACCAAACAAAATCGCAA CATGTCGGATATCATTTGAAGAATCTACGCCAACTTCAGTAACAATCGTACTAGATTACGAACCGAATTTATTTGAAGATTTCTTCGGATGCAGAATTTGGCACTGGAAGTCAACTCTCACTTCATATCCCAAAGAAGCAACGTACGTCGTCCTCAACCCCGAAAAAAGATTCAAGCTCACGAATCTCGATCCATCAACCGAGTATTCTTGCATGGTGTCTTTCTTCAGCAACAAGAAAGTCCTCGGGTTTTGGGAGTCAAAATGGTCAACAAGCAAGGAAACAGAAGTCAACGCTAAAACGCAAACAGATTCAACAACTGAGTTTCCTTGTACTCCATGCAAATCTGACGGTACAACAAAAGCGGGACCCAAAGGTGAACCGAAGAAAAACGAGTTTGAATATGCAGTGGGTGTGATCAGAAGTTTGGAACATAAGGGGCACTTGAGTAAA